A genomic segment from Azospirillum thiophilum encodes:
- a CDS encoding biotin/lipoyl-binding protein, which translates to MSIALTPPAGPSASLRAVGSAPADPRAAMRLPGLRDDLALLPAPAGQDGAPGWTIHDLVRNRYFRIGPEAFALIAHWHHANPAAIAAAVAEESLFEPTVDDVMGFYQFLAANNLTVTVDTAFLARQAAARKTGWFWWLVHNYLFFRIPLVRPDRFLSATVGLVAPFYSRAWLALVLLTALLAGLLVARQWDAFLHTFQHFFSPEGLALYGVTLLGTKICHELGHAYTAKRYGCRVPTMGLAFLVMWPVLYTDTTDAWRLVSRRQRLAVGAAGMLTELTIAVFATLAWSFLPDGPLRSAAYFLATVSWITTLAINLSPFMRFDGYYLLSDALDVPNLQERGFAMARWKLREWLFGLGIAPPEEMPAARRRILLAYSYVTWVYRLVLFLGIALLVYHVAIKVLGILLFAIEIGWFIARPLLHEVKVWWSLRDRFRVNLRTGLTLAGLAAAVGLTLLPVTTTVSVPVVWRASGFATVYAPFPARLEETLVARGQSVVEGEPLFRLTAPDLEGKLRQAELRIDWMQEQIARLTASREQLDRVRAMEEDLAAALAERQGLLDSRERLVVRAPLSGTVRDMEDALTPGRWIGPKLPLAMVVAPGSGELVGYVGEGDFDRLSPGAGAEFHPDDPLASRRAARVRAVDPVAVSALDVPALASVNGGPVAVEGQAGPQPGQPHGSPGRSALAPVEAVYRITLDVEPVPGVPGSVQEGPERVTRGIVRVAGEARSIAERFWRIAASVLIRETGF; encoded by the coding sequence GTGTCCATAGCCCTCACGCCCCCCGCCGGTCCCTCTGCCAGCCTCCGCGCGGTCGGTTCCGCCCCCGCCGACCCGCGGGCCGCCATGCGGCTACCGGGCCTGCGCGACGATCTGGCGCTGCTGCCGGCGCCGGCGGGGCAGGACGGGGCACCGGGCTGGACCATCCACGATCTGGTGCGCAACCGCTATTTCCGCATCGGGCCGGAGGCCTTCGCGCTGATCGCGCACTGGCACCACGCCAACCCGGCCGCCATCGCCGCGGCGGTGGCCGAGGAGAGCCTGTTCGAACCGACGGTCGACGACGTCATGGGTTTCTACCAGTTCCTGGCGGCCAACAACCTGACCGTCACCGTCGACACCGCCTTTCTGGCCCGTCAGGCGGCGGCGCGGAAGACCGGCTGGTTCTGGTGGCTGGTCCACAATTACCTGTTCTTCCGCATCCCGCTGGTGCGGCCCGACCGTTTCCTGTCGGCGACGGTGGGGCTGGTGGCGCCCTTTTACAGCCGGGCCTGGCTGGCCCTGGTGTTGCTGACCGCGCTCCTTGCCGGGCTCCTGGTGGCGCGGCAGTGGGATGCCTTCCTGCACACCTTCCAGCATTTCTTCTCCCCCGAAGGGCTGGCGCTCTACGGCGTCACGCTGCTGGGCACCAAGATCTGCCACGAGTTGGGCCATGCCTACACCGCCAAGCGCTACGGCTGCCGGGTGCCGACCATGGGGCTGGCCTTCCTGGTGATGTGGCCGGTGCTCTACACCGACACCACCGACGCCTGGAGGCTGGTCTCGCGCCGGCAGCGGCTGGCGGTGGGGGCGGCCGGCATGCTGACCGAGCTGACGATCGCCGTCTTCGCCACGCTGGCCTGGAGCTTCCTGCCCGACGGGCCGCTGCGCAGCGCCGCCTATTTCCTGGCGACGGTCAGCTGGATCACCACGCTGGCGATCAACCTCAGCCCCTTCATGCGCTTCGACGGCTATTACCTGCTGTCCGACGCGCTGGACGTGCCCAACCTGCAGGAGCGCGGCTTCGCCATGGCGCGCTGGAAGCTGCGGGAATGGCTGTTCGGCCTGGGCATTGCCCCGCCGGAGGAGATGCCGGCGGCGCGGCGCCGCATCCTGCTGGCCTATTCCTACGTCACCTGGGTCTACCGGCTGGTGCTGTTCCTCGGCATCGCGCTGCTGGTCTACCACGTCGCCATCAAGGTACTGGGGATCCTGTTGTTCGCCATCGAGATTGGCTGGTTCATCGCGCGGCCCCTCCTGCATGAGGTGAAGGTCTGGTGGTCCTTGCGCGACCGCTTCCGGGTCAACCTGCGCACCGGGCTGACGCTGGCGGGGCTGGCGGCGGCGGTCGGGCTGACCCTGCTGCCGGTGACCACCACCGTCTCGGTGCCGGTGGTCTGGCGGGCATCCGGCTTCGCCACCGTCTACGCCCCCTTCCCCGCCCGGCTGGAGGAAACGCTGGTCGCCCGCGGCCAGAGCGTGGTGGAGGGCGAGCCGCTGTTCCGCCTGACCGCCCCCGACCTGGAGGGCAAGCTGCGCCAGGCGGAGCTGCGTATCGACTGGATGCAGGAGCAGATCGCCCGCCTGACCGCCAGCCGCGAGCAGCTCGACCGCGTGCGGGCGATGGAGGAGGATCTGGCCGCCGCCCTGGCCGAGCGGCAGGGGCTTCTCGACAGCCGCGAGCGGCTGGTAGTGCGCGCTCCCCTGTCGGGGACCGTGCGCGACATGGAGGATGCGCTGACCCCCGGCCGCTGGATCGGGCCGAAGCTGCCGCTGGCGATGGTGGTGGCGCCCGGCAGCGGCGAACTGGTCGGCTATGTCGGAGAGGGCGATTTCGACCGGCTGAGCCCGGGTGCAGGAGCGGAGTTCCACCCCGACGACCCGCTGGCTTCCCGACGTGCGGCGCGGGTGCGCGCGGTCGATCCGGTCGCCGTCTCGGCTCTGGACGTGCCGGCGCTCGCCTCGGTCAATGGCGGCCCGGTGGCGGTGGAGGGACAGGCGGGACCGCAACCGGGCCAGCCACATGGCAGTCCCGGCCGCAGCGCGCTCGCCCCGGTGGAGGCGGTCTACCGCATCACCCTGGATGTCGAGCCGGTGCCCGGGGTTCCCGGTTCCGTACAGGAGGGGCCAGAGCGCGTGACCCGCGGCATCGTCCGCGTGGCGGGCGAGGCCCGCAGCATCGCCGAACGCTTCTGGCGCATCGCCGCGTCGGTGTTGATCCGCGAGACGGGGTTTTGA
- a CDS encoding efflux RND transporter periplasmic adaptor subunit: protein MSAVMAQPPPQQAAPQAAPQAAPQGAPQPVNGLLMLLELQRQAWRQATAPELRYHIVNQTRRLIAYRQAAFLTLADRGRPTLEAVSNIAVLEPNAPFTQWLEQAVHTVATGAEADAVHVVDPAALSAEVRGAWGEWGPAQVLWCPLRKPEPQREAPREALPGAQAESRDKAAPPLAGLWLGRDEPWTDGEILLLSHLAEGYGHAWWALSGKRAKRRGLRRALLPLLVLLAVAGALAIPVPMSSLAPAEIQTSNPVIVAAPLDGVIERFHVQPNQAVAAGQPLFSFDSTVLRSRFEVARKGLTQAEAELLTASQAAFADPQTKARVSQLRAQVELRRAELALARDLLDRVTVKAERAGIAVFTDVNDWLGKPLSVGERVLTLADPQAPEIDIMVPVGDALVLEPGSPVELFLNVDPLHPLRARLTHASYEAGLSAAGVLSYRVKAALEPGQNPGEAPPRIGLRGTAKILGDRVPLALYLFRRPLALLRQSLGI, encoded by the coding sequence ATGAGCGCCGTGATGGCCCAGCCCCCGCCCCAGCAGGCGGCGCCGCAAGCGGCTCCACAGGCAGCTCCCCAGGGAGCGCCGCAGCCGGTCAACGGCCTGCTGATGCTGCTGGAACTGCAGCGGCAGGCGTGGCGGCAGGCGACGGCGCCGGAGCTGCGCTATCACATCGTCAACCAGACCCGCCGGCTGATCGCCTACCGGCAGGCCGCCTTCCTGACCCTGGCGGACCGGGGCCGGCCGACGCTGGAGGCCGTGTCCAACATCGCGGTCCTGGAGCCGAACGCTCCCTTCACCCAATGGCTGGAGCAGGCGGTGCACACCGTCGCCACCGGTGCTGAGGCCGACGCCGTCCATGTCGTCGATCCCGCCGCCCTGTCCGCCGAGGTCCGCGGCGCCTGGGGCGAATGGGGGCCGGCACAGGTTCTGTGGTGCCCGTTGCGCAAGCCGGAACCCCAGCGGGAGGCCCCCCGTGAGGCACTGCCCGGCGCCCAGGCGGAAAGCCGGGACAAGGCCGCCCCGCCCCTGGCCGGCCTGTGGCTGGGCCGCGACGAGCCGTGGACCGACGGCGAAATCCTGCTGCTGAGCCATCTGGCGGAGGGCTATGGCCATGCCTGGTGGGCGCTGTCGGGCAAGCGTGCCAAGCGGCGCGGGCTGCGCCGCGCCCTGCTGCCGCTGCTGGTCCTGCTGGCCGTCGCCGGCGCGCTCGCCATCCCGGTGCCGATGTCGAGCCTGGCCCCGGCCGAGATCCAGACCAGCAACCCGGTGATCGTCGCCGCTCCGCTGGACGGCGTGATCGAGCGCTTCCATGTGCAGCCGAACCAGGCGGTGGCGGCCGGACAGCCGCTGTTCAGCTTCGATTCCACCGTCCTGCGCAGCCGCTTCGAGGTGGCGCGCAAGGGGCTGACCCAGGCGGAGGCGGAACTGCTGACCGCCTCCCAGGCCGCCTTCGCCGATCCGCAGACCAAGGCCCGCGTCTCCCAGCTCCGCGCCCAGGTGGAGCTGCGCCGGGCCGAGCTGGCGCTCGCCCGCGACCTGCTGGACCGGGTCACGGTGAAGGCCGAGCGCGCCGGCATCGCCGTCTTCACCGACGTCAATGACTGGCTGGGCAAGCCGCTGTCGGTGGGCGAGCGCGTGCTGACGCTGGCCGACCCGCAGGCACCGGAGATCGACATCATGGTGCCGGTCGGCGACGCCCTGGTTCTGGAGCCGGGCTCGCCGGTGGAGCTGTTCCTGAACGTCGACCCGCTCCATCCCCTCCGGGCCCGCCTGACCCATGCCAGCTACGAAGCCGGCCTGTCGGCCGCCGGCGTGCTGTCCTACCGCGTCAAGGCGGCGCTGGAACCGGGCCAGAACCCGGGGGAGGCCCCGCCGCGCATCGGCCTGCGCGGCACCGCCAAGATCCTGGGCGACCGCGTACCCCTGGCCCTCTACCTGTTCCGCCGCCCGCTGGCCCTGCTGCGCCAGTCGCTGGGGATTTGA
- a CDS encoding efflux RND transporter periplasmic adaptor subunit, with protein sequence MIRPGAAAKATAQAAALVAVLLAGGLASSPAVAQDTSQGQVRALIEARRHAVLSSEIPGRIARMSVDAGQSFKAGDLLVAFDCASYQAELDAARAQLNAADVTARVNRRLNSLRSIGEAEVQLAEAKVQVARADVRKAEVQARRCEIKAPFDGRAVERRIQEHESVAAGAPLLEILSDRDLKVELIVPSSWLVWLKPGQRFDLRVDETGVTLPGEVVLPGAKVDPASQSVKVTAKLTGEGTLSGLIAGMSGTAIFPEPALSALPAGNQGASQGTAKPGTAKP encoded by the coding sequence GTGATCCGTCCCGGCGCGGCGGCCAAAGCCACCGCCCAAGCCGCCGCACTCGTGGCTGTCCTGCTGGCCGGGGGCCTCGCCTCCAGCCCGGCAGTCGCCCAGGACACCTCGCAGGGGCAGGTCCGCGCGCTGATCGAGGCCAGGCGGCATGCGGTCCTGTCCTCCGAGATCCCCGGCCGCATCGCCCGCATGAGCGTCGATGCCGGCCAGAGCTTCAAGGCCGGCGACCTGCTGGTCGCCTTCGACTGCGCCAGCTATCAGGCGGAACTGGACGCCGCCCGCGCCCAGCTGAACGCCGCGGATGTGACGGCGCGGGTCAACCGGCGCCTGAACAGCCTGCGCTCCATCGGCGAGGCGGAGGTGCAGCTGGCCGAGGCGAAGGTCCAGGTCGCCCGCGCCGACGTCCGCAAGGCGGAGGTGCAGGCCCGGCGCTGCGAGATCAAGGCGCCTTTCGACGGCCGTGCGGTCGAACGCCGGATCCAGGAGCATGAGTCGGTCGCCGCCGGCGCGCCGCTGCTGGAGATCCTGTCCGACCGCGACCTGAAGGTGGAGCTGATCGTCCCCTCCTCCTGGCTGGTGTGGTTGAAGCCGGGGCAGCGCTTCGACCTGCGGGTCGACGAGACCGGGGTCACCCTGCCGGGCGAGGTGGTGCTGCCCGGCGCCAAGGTCGATCCGGCCAGCCAGTCGGTGAAGGTGACCGCGAAGCTGACCGGCGAGGGCACCCTCTCCGGCCTGATCGCTGGCATGAGCGGCACCGCCATCTTCCCCGAACCGGCGCTGTCGGCGCTGCCGGCCGGGAACCAGGGGGCTTCCCAGGGGACTGCCAAACCCGGAACCGCGAAGCCATGA
- a CDS encoding TolC family protein translates to MKTSTAQLRRRLLSSVVPVAVLTASLLAAGCAVKPEPLTAEENLARVRKDLGVVLSPQEPLTKAVSMDEAMARAIKYNLDERVKLMEVAVATDQLDLSRYDMLPRVVAAAGYVGRNNDAGSESLNLATGRRTGESTTATDKHRRTGDLAFTWNVLDFGVSYLRARQNANLVLIADERRRRVVQGIMQDVRTAYWRAVAAERLLRRLEPVEKRVEGARRDARTLEALRIQAPLQALTYTRTLVETLRQLQSLRRELVASKSQLGALMGLPPGEPFEIELPPASIMKAPPKLDVAVEALETYALLNRPELLEESYNQRISTDETWRSLLKLLPGIDVNAALRYDSNSFLLNQRWTDYGARISWNLINLVSAPATKSYADAQEELVAFRRQALSMAVLSQVHVAVLQFRELKQEFALTAEQADLDTRIRSQYTNVGEAGQVGELGVIQSEVTALLSDLRRDLVLADLHNAYARVMVSAGVDPLPETMAADDLPSLTQAVGKGLSSWQERANNVLRVKDLVAKDAAKADKTEPAKAEPVKPESAKAAVPMAAAPAPPPVAAPVAAAEAPKAAAAEPAPASTPFVLASSAAPAAIPAAAPESAPAQVAAPVSAPAPAPVATASFSPVIQADLGAYASHRLAEREWGMIAKRLGTGMDGAGALYVTTRRSEDGKPIVQLRAGGFADRAAAERFCHRVKDKQRECTVRTLSAQEIQSDSLPMGRVASL, encoded by the coding sequence ATGAAGACCTCGACCGCTCAACTCCGCCGCCGCTTGCTTTCTTCGGTGGTTCCCGTCGCCGTCCTGACGGCATCCCTGCTGGCCGCGGGCTGCGCGGTCAAACCCGAGCCGCTGACGGCCGAGGAAAATCTGGCGCGCGTGCGCAAGGATCTGGGCGTCGTGCTGTCCCCGCAGGAACCGCTGACCAAGGCGGTCTCGATGGACGAGGCGATGGCGCGCGCCATCAAGTACAACCTCGACGAACGCGTGAAGCTGATGGAGGTGGCGGTCGCCACCGACCAGCTGGACCTGTCGCGCTACGACATGCTGCCGCGCGTCGTGGCCGCCGCCGGCTATGTCGGGCGCAACAACGACGCCGGATCGGAAAGCCTGAACCTCGCCACCGGCCGGCGGACGGGCGAGAGCACCACCGCCACCGACAAGCACCGCCGCACCGGCGACCTCGCCTTCACCTGGAACGTGCTGGATTTCGGCGTCAGCTATCTGCGGGCGCGGCAGAACGCCAATCTGGTGCTGATCGCCGACGAGCGCCGCCGCCGCGTCGTCCAGGGCATCATGCAGGACGTGCGCACCGCCTATTGGCGCGCCGTGGCCGCCGAACGGCTGCTGAGGCGGCTGGAGCCGGTGGAGAAGCGGGTGGAGGGTGCGCGCCGCGACGCCCGCACGCTGGAGGCGCTGCGCATCCAGGCGCCGTTGCAGGCGCTGACCTACACCCGCACCCTGGTCGAGACCCTGCGCCAGCTGCAGTCGCTGCGGCGCGAGCTGGTGGCATCGAAGTCGCAGCTGGGCGCGCTGATGGGGCTGCCGCCGGGCGAGCCGTTCGAGATCGAGCTGCCGCCGGCCAGCATCATGAAGGCGCCGCCCAAGCTGGACGTCGCGGTGGAAGCGCTGGAGACCTACGCCCTGCTGAACCGGCCTGAGCTGTTGGAGGAGAGCTACAACCAGCGTATCTCCACCGACGAGACCTGGCGGTCGCTGCTGAAGCTGCTGCCGGGCATCGACGTCAACGCCGCCCTGCGCTACGACAGCAACAGCTTCCTGCTGAACCAGCGCTGGACCGATTACGGCGCGCGGATCAGCTGGAACCTGATCAACCTGGTCTCCGCCCCCGCCACCAAGTCCTACGCCGATGCGCAGGAAGAGCTGGTCGCCTTCCGCCGTCAGGCGCTGAGCATGGCGGTGCTGAGCCAGGTGCATGTGGCGGTGCTGCAGTTCCGCGAACTGAAGCAGGAATTCGCCCTGACCGCCGAGCAGGCCGACCTCGACACCCGCATCCGCTCGCAATACACCAATGTCGGCGAAGCCGGCCAGGTGGGCGAGCTGGGCGTGATCCAGTCGGAGGTGACGGCGTTGCTGTCCGATCTGCGCCGCGACCTGGTGCTGGCCGACCTGCACAACGCCTATGCCCGCGTCATGGTGTCTGCCGGCGTCGATCCGCTGCCCGAGACGATGGCCGCCGACGACCTGCCCAGCCTGACCCAGGCGGTGGGCAAGGGTCTGTCCTCCTGGCAGGAGCGCGCCAACAACGTTCTCCGCGTGAAGGATCTGGTGGCGAAGGACGCGGCCAAGGCCGACAAGACCGAACCGGCCAAGGCGGAACCGGTCAAGCCTGAATCCGCCAAGGCGGCTGTGCCCATGGCGGCCGCTCCGGCCCCACCCCCCGTAGCGGCCCCCGTAGCGGCTGCGGAAGCGCCGAAGGCCGCGGCGGCCGAACCGGCTCCGGCCTCCACGCCTTTCGTTCTGGCGTCTTCCGCAGCACCCGCCGCAATACCCGCCGCGGCTCCGGAATCGGCGCCGGCTCAGGTTGCGGCTCCGGTTTCGGCCCCTGCCCCCGCTCCAGTTGCGACGGCGTCCTTCTCTCCTGTCATCCAGGCAGATCTTGGGGCTTACGCAAGCCACAGGCTTGCCGAGCGGGAATGGGGTATGATCGCCAAACGCCTGGGAACGGGAATGGACGGGGCCGGCGCCCTGTACGTCACCACCCGGCGCAGCGAGGACGGCAAGCCGATCGTCCAACTGCGCGCCGGCGGTTTCGCGGACCGCGCCGCGGCCGAGCGGTTCTGTCATCGTGTGAAGGACAAGCAGCGGGAATGCACCGTTCGTACCCTCTCTGCTCAGGAAATCCAATCCGACAGCCTGCCGATGGGCAGGGTCGCGTCGCTGTGA